The window AGACCTGCACATCCGACAATCCGGAAGCCTTCAGCTCTGCCACAAGATCTTCGGCCCGGTGGAAGTAGGACAGGGTGAACCCCCGTACACCGTCATAGACAGCCGTCTCAAGAATCTTGGAGACGGAGTCACGAATGCGTTCGGTGTGCAGGTGGGCGTACGTGACGTGCTCGAAAAGCGATGCGTAGCGGTTGATCGCTGCCGCCGCAATCAATCCGCCCGGCTTCACCACTCGATGCGCTTCTGCGAGAGCCTTACGCCGATCATTAGGGTCTGGCAGGTGATACAGCGGCCCAAGGAGCTGCACAACATCGAAACTATCGTCCGACTCGCACAAATCGCGGGCGTCTCCAACAATCGCCGAGCACACAGCCGACGCACGCTCAACATGTCGAGGCACGGGGTCTACAAGCGTGACCTCGTAACCATCCTTCACGAGCCACTCAGCGTGAATCCCGGTACCGCCTCCCACGTCGAGCACGCGCGCCGGTGCGGGGGGCAAGAAGCGACGGAGCAGCTCTTGAGTCCTGGCCAGCTCCATACGTCCGTCTGCCGAGCTGCGCAGGCGACTGTCCTCGTTCACTGTCTCGCCGTAGAACCGCATCACGGAGGGAGCCAATTCGAGATTCGACATGCCCGCAGTATCGTGTGTACCGGTGGACCAGTCCAGCGCGCGAGGTAGGGGAAACCATGGCTGTTCTGAAGTACGAAGAGATCGCCGAGTCGCTTCGGACCCGCATCGCCGCAGGTGAATTCGCCCCTGGCGAGACCATCCCGTCCG is drawn from Streptomyces bottropensis ATCC 25435 and contains these coding sequences:
- a CDS encoding class I SAM-dependent methyltransferase, whose product is MSNLELAPSVMRFYGETVNEDSRLRSSADGRMELARTQELLRRFLPPAPARVLDVGGGTGIHAEWLVKDGYEVTLVDPVPRHVERASAVCSAIVGDARDLCESDDSFDVVQLLGPLYHLPDPNDRRKALAEAHRVVKPGGLIAAAAINRYASLFEHVTYAHLHTERIRDSVSKILETAVYDGVRGFTLSYFHRAEDLVAELKASGLSDVQVFGIEGPAWSLVKAAEQQPGEGPTDELIASAMEAARMAEPYPELLAASSHLLAVGRAPSDSNT